A window from Syntrophorhabdales bacterium encodes these proteins:
- a CDS encoding sugar phosphate isomerase/epimerase family protein, whose amino-acid sequence MAGPEKIPLLVNAPYHMIKENMERLTRLGIGVEIFFSNNIIDGIDTGEVRELGKHFKERGVYCTVHAPFADLSPGGFDKKIVAISRERIKKAVELAQHLSALGTVCHPGFDKWRFQGSEQLWLDTSIETWSEVLKEADKNFPIMLENIFEDEPSTLITLFGYFRDKNLWFCFDTGHFNLFSKASVEEWLLPLRDRLREFHLHDNNGKSDEHLPIGAGTFPFRTLKQLIKRTENVIFTLEPHGETVLGESIKSAKEFLS is encoded by the coding sequence GTGGCAGGACCCGAAAAGATACCGTTACTCGTCAACGCCCCTTATCACATGATCAAGGAGAACATGGAGAGGCTCACGCGCCTGGGGATAGGTGTGGAAATCTTTTTCAGTAATAATATCATCGACGGGATTGATACCGGCGAAGTAAGGGAACTGGGAAAACACTTCAAGGAGCGCGGCGTCTATTGCACGGTGCATGCTCCCTTTGCCGATCTCTCGCCGGGCGGCTTTGACAAGAAAATAGTTGCCATTTCAAGGGAAAGGATCAAAAAGGCCGTTGAACTGGCGCAGCATCTCTCCGCGCTGGGAACTGTGTGTCATCCCGGTTTCGATAAATGGCGCTTCCAGGGAAGCGAGCAGCTCTGGCTCGACACCAGCATAGAAACGTGGTCGGAGGTGCTCAAAGAAGCCGACAAAAACTTTCCCATCATGCTTGAGAATATTTTCGAGGATGAACCATCCACGCTCATCACGCTCTTTGGCTACTTTAGAGACAAGAACCTCTGGTTCTGTTTCGACACGGGCCATTTCAACCTGTTCTCCAAGGCATCTGTAGAGGAGTGGCTGCTCCCTCTGAGGGATCGGCTCAGAGAGTTTCACCTTCACGACAACAACGGGAAATCGGACGAGCATTTGCCTATAGGCGCAGGCACCTTTCCCTTTCGTACCCTGAAACAGCTGATCAAGAGAACGGAGAACGTGATCTTCACACTGGAACCTCATGGGGAAACGGTTTTGGGAGAGAGTATAAAAAGCGCAAAGGAGTTTCTATCATAA
- a CDS encoding AIR synthase-related protein codes for MATRIEIAYKEGVRDVPAEKLKKRIELDLGMFVDAHVVDVYTVDSELPQSIIDLLVSDAFIDPVLQRAHVKQPTMFDADWVVEVGFKPGVTDNVGRTAREVIEALSGIRFGEEEGVYTSRLYFFKGALDEQGLKSITEGLLANTLINRYAYKSIAAYRNENGMGSYVPKATMGHEPQVESFDMAMDVEALLAINRERTWALSREELLEIKEYFSRPEVAAERKAAGLSGGPTDVEMEALAQTWSEHCKHKIFNALIEYNDDSRSETIDSLFKTYIAGSTNRIRQSLGKRDFCMSVFKDNSGIIKFNNKYNLAFKVETHNTPSALDPYGGALTGIVGVNRDPFGSGKGARLLFNTDIFCFAAPDYKGAIPPRLLHPKRVLEGVREGVEHGGNKSGIPTVNGSLVFDKDFLGKPLVYCGTCGIMPAKINGEPSHVKRANKGDLIVMVGGRIGKDGIHGATFSSEELSEASPTSAVQIGDPITQKRMTDFLLLARDQDLYTSITDNGAGGLSSSVGEMAEDTNGCVLHLERAPLKYHGLDPWEILLSEAQERMTVAVSPDKIDRFLALSEKMNVLSTVLGEFTDTGKFHVMFQGKTVSYLGMDFLHNGYPRMQLAARWTRKLTDETPPPEPRDYASLLSAILARWNVCSKEYVVRQYDHEVQAGTVIKPLSGKNNEGPSDAGVVRPDPSGLEGIVVSHGICPKYSQFDAYHMAALAIDEAIRNNVATGGSLERMALLDNFCWCDPVASERTPDGEYKLAQLVRANKALYDYTVIFGTPCISGKDSMKNDYMHGDLKISIPPTLLISAISRIPDVAESVTIDFKEAGDLVLVIGMTYAEMAGSEYFGHLGLTGNIPPKVDGKKARRMYRALERAIRARLIRSAHDISDGGLGVTLAESAFAGDLGATVDLAQVPRIGVYRDDFLLFSESASRFVASIRESDFPKIEKLFRGLPYAVIGRVTADARLVIKGMNGSVLIDSENRTLKEAWQAPFKNLFG; via the coding sequence ATGGCTACCCGGATTGAAATTGCGTATAAAGAAGGCGTGCGCGACGTACCCGCAGAAAAACTGAAAAAAAGAATCGAGCTGGACCTGGGCATGTTTGTTGATGCCCATGTGGTGGACGTGTACACCGTGGACAGTGAGCTTCCGCAAAGTATCATCGATCTCCTCGTGTCCGATGCGTTTATAGACCCGGTTCTTCAAAGGGCGCACGTGAAACAACCCACAATGTTTGACGCCGATTGGGTGGTCGAGGTTGGCTTCAAGCCGGGCGTCACAGACAATGTGGGGCGCACGGCAAGGGAGGTGATCGAAGCGCTTTCCGGAATTCGTTTCGGCGAGGAAGAAGGGGTTTACACCTCGAGGCTCTATTTCTTCAAAGGTGCCCTCGATGAGCAAGGCCTCAAAAGTATCACCGAGGGTTTGCTTGCGAATACCCTCATCAACCGCTACGCCTACAAGTCCATAGCCGCGTACCGCAATGAGAACGGCATGGGAAGCTATGTACCCAAGGCGACGATGGGGCACGAGCCGCAGGTCGAATCCTTCGATATGGCAATGGACGTGGAAGCTCTGCTTGCCATCAACAGGGAGCGCACATGGGCGCTCTCGAGAGAAGAGCTCCTTGAAATAAAGGAGTACTTTTCGAGGCCTGAGGTTGCAGCCGAACGGAAGGCTGCAGGTTTGTCCGGCGGCCCTACAGACGTGGAGATGGAGGCGCTCGCTCAAACGTGGTCGGAACACTGCAAGCATAAAATCTTTAACGCACTGATCGAGTATAACGACGACAGCCGTAGCGAGACCATAGACAGTCTCTTCAAGACGTATATCGCAGGGTCGACGAACAGGATACGCCAATCCCTGGGTAAGCGCGACTTCTGCATGTCTGTTTTCAAGGACAATTCAGGGATCATCAAGTTCAATAACAAGTATAACCTGGCTTTTAAAGTCGAAACGCACAACACGCCGTCAGCGCTCGATCCTTACGGCGGCGCGCTGACCGGCATCGTCGGCGTAAATCGTGATCCTTTCGGATCGGGCAAGGGCGCACGTCTCCTCTTCAATACCGATATTTTCTGCTTTGCTGCTCCTGACTACAAAGGTGCGATTCCTCCGAGGCTTCTCCATCCCAAACGGGTGCTGGAGGGCGTGAGGGAAGGCGTGGAGCACGGGGGCAACAAGAGCGGTATCCCGACGGTGAACGGTTCTCTCGTATTCGATAAGGACTTCCTGGGAAAGCCCCTTGTCTATTGCGGTACGTGCGGTATTATGCCGGCAAAGATAAACGGCGAGCCGAGTCACGTGAAACGGGCGAACAAGGGCGATCTCATTGTGATGGTGGGAGGAAGGATAGGGAAAGACGGTATCCATGGCGCCACTTTTTCATCAGAGGAGCTTTCTGAGGCATCGCCGACAAGCGCAGTGCAGATCGGTGATCCGATCACGCAAAAGCGAATGACGGACTTTCTGCTGCTGGCAAGGGATCAGGACCTTTACACCTCCATCACGGATAACGGAGCAGGTGGGCTTTCCTCCTCTGTCGGAGAGATGGCGGAGGACACGAACGGCTGTGTACTCCATCTGGAGCGTGCCCCGCTCAAGTATCATGGTCTCGACCCCTGGGAAATCTTGCTGTCAGAAGCGCAGGAGCGCATGACCGTCGCGGTGAGCCCGGACAAGATTGACCGGTTTCTCGCTCTCTCAGAGAAAATGAACGTTCTTTCCACCGTGCTGGGCGAGTTCACTGATACAGGCAAATTCCACGTCATGTTTCAGGGGAAGACAGTGTCGTACCTAGGCATGGACTTCCTGCACAATGGCTATCCCAGGATGCAGTTGGCCGCGAGATGGACAAGGAAGCTCACAGATGAAACCCCGCCTCCCGAACCGCGCGATTACGCCTCTCTTTTGTCCGCGATCCTCGCACGCTGGAACGTCTGCAGCAAGGAATACGTGGTCCGCCAGTATGACCACGAGGTGCAGGCAGGCACGGTCATAAAGCCCCTTTCAGGAAAGAATAACGAGGGGCCGAGTGATGCAGGCGTGGTCAGGCCGGACCCTTCCGGCCTCGAAGGCATTGTGGTGAGCCACGGAATCTGCCCCAAGTATAGTCAGTTTGATGCCTATCACATGGCCGCTCTTGCCATCGATGAAGCAATACGGAACAATGTCGCGACAGGGGGCAGCCTGGAGCGTATGGCACTGCTCGACAACTTCTGCTGGTGCGACCCGGTGGCATCAGAGAGGACCCCTGATGGAGAGTACAAGCTCGCGCAATTGGTGCGGGCCAATAAGGCACTCTACGATTATACAGTGATCTTCGGTACCCCGTGTATTTCTGGAAAAGACAGCATGAAGAACGACTACATGCACGGTGACCTCAAAATCTCCATCCCTCCCACGCTGCTCATCTCAGCCATTTCTCGCATTCCTGATGTCGCCGAAAGCGTGACCATCGATTTCAAGGAAGCTGGCGATCTTGTGCTGGTTATCGGCATGACGTATGCAGAAATGGCGGGTTCCGAATACTTCGGGCACCTGGGACTTACCGGCAACATTCCCCCGAAAGTAGACGGCAAGAAAGCTCGAAGAATGTACCGAGCGTTGGAGCGGGCCATTCGTGCGCGCCTCATCAGGTCCGCTCATGACATATCAGATGGAGGGCTCGGCGTAACGCTTGCTGAGTCGGCCTTTGCGGGCGATCTCGGGGCGACCGTTGATCTGGCGCAGGTGCCGCGCATAGGTGTCTACAGGGACGACTTCCTGCTTTTTTCGGAATCAGCCAGCAGATTCGTCGCGTCTATCCGCGAATCCGACTTTCCGAAAATTGAGAAGCTCTTCCGTGGCTTGCCCTATGCCGTGATCGGGAGAGTCACTGCGGATGCGCGACTGGTAATAAAAGGGATGAATGGATCAGTGCTGATTGATAGTGAGAATAGGACACTGAAGGAGGCCTGGCAGGCCCCCTTCAAAAATCTCTTCGGCTAG
- the panD gene encoding aspartate 1-decarboxylase → MIRSMMKSKIHRARVTESNLEYEGSITIDEGLLEKADIQEYEQVQVYNVTNGERFTTYAIRGGRDSGVICINGAAAHKAKKGDVVIIVSYGQYSDTELATFEPKRLYVNEKNQIMRLN, encoded by the coding sequence GTGATCCGGAGCATGATGAAATCAAAAATCCACCGTGCGCGAGTGACCGAGAGTAATCTCGAGTATGAGGGGAGCATCACGATAGACGAGGGCCTTCTTGAGAAGGCAGATATCCAGGAGTACGAGCAGGTGCAGGTTTATAACGTGACAAACGGTGAACGCTTCACCACTTACGCGATACGCGGCGGCAGGGATTCCGGGGTGATCTGCATCAACGGAGCAGCAGCCCACAAGGCCAAGAAGGGCGATGTGGTCATCATTGTTTCCTACGGACAGTATTCAGACACCGAACTCGCAACGTTTGAGCCGAAGCGCCTCTATGTTAACGAGAAGAATCAGATTATGAGGCTCAACTGA
- the panC gene encoding pantoate--beta-alanine ligase has translation MRVIATVKEMQETADSLRKEKRIGFVPTMGYLHEGHLALVRRARELADVTVVSIFVNPTQFGPTEDLAKYPRDLERDMKLLEQEKTDILFYPSGEEVYPKGYTTYVQVRGLEDYLCGQTRKGHFVGVATVVAKLFNMVKPHIAVFGQKDYQQLTIIERMVKDLNMDVRIIPHPTVREEGGLAMSSRNTYLSSADRQKALLIYASIKKLQELVSAGQKDSSVLKKEAHRLLTSENGINVEYVSISDPETLAEVDSIKDRAVYAVAVRIGTTRLIDNAILGGTT, from the coding sequence ATGAGGGTTATAGCAACAGTCAAAGAGATGCAGGAGACGGCTGACAGCCTGCGCAAAGAAAAGCGCATAGGCTTTGTTCCGACCATGGGATATCTGCATGAGGGGCACCTCGCGTTGGTCAGAAGGGCGCGGGAGCTTGCGGATGTGACCGTGGTAAGCATTTTTGTGAACCCCACACAGTTCGGGCCGACCGAGGACCTCGCCAAGTACCCCAGGGATCTCGAACGGGACATGAAACTGCTCGAACAGGAAAAGACCGATATTCTTTTCTATCCTTCCGGCGAAGAGGTCTACCCGAAAGGATACACGACGTACGTGCAGGTGCGCGGACTGGAAGATTACCTGTGCGGGCAGACACGCAAGGGCCATTTTGTGGGTGTTGCAACGGTTGTGGCAAAACTCTTCAATATGGTCAAGCCCCACATCGCTGTGTTCGGGCAGAAAGATTACCAGCAGCTGACTATCATCGAGCGGATGGTCAAGGATCTCAATATGGACGTCCGGATCATCCCGCACCCGACAGTTCGCGAAGAGGGCGGGCTTGCCATGAGTTCCCGGAATACCTACCTCTCTTCCGCAGACCGACAAAAAGCGCTGCTTATCTATGCATCGATCAAAAAATTGCAGGAACTTGTGAGTGCCGGCCAGAAGGACAGCTCTGTGCTCAAAAAAGAGGCACACCGCCTGCTCACATCAGAGAACGGCATTAACGTCGAATACGTAAGCATATCCGATCCCGAAACGCTTGCTGAAGTGGACTCCATAAAAGATAGAGCCGTATATGCAGTCGCTGTGCGAATCGGGACAACGAGGCTCATAGACAATGCCATATTAGGGGGGACAACGTGA
- the panB gene encoding 3-methyl-2-oxobutanoate hydroxymethyltransferase encodes MMEKLTVPAIRQRKGGEKITMLTAYDFVFGGIVDEAGIDVTLVGDSLGNVMLGYPNTLPVTVEEMIHHTKAVVRATKRALVVIDMPFMSYQESVEQARRNAGRMIKESGAEAVKVEGGAKMKDVIRAMVDIEIPVMAHIGLTPQSVHRMGGYKVQGKGAAEEMLFEDARAVEEAGAFSVVLEGVPRNAAKKITEMLTIPTIGIGAGPDCDGQVLVLHDLLGLLGKFRPKFVKSYVNIRAEAEKGIKEYIEEVKSGAFPDDSHSFH; translated from the coding sequence ATGATGGAGAAGCTGACAGTCCCGGCAATCAGGCAGCGTAAAGGCGGCGAGAAGATCACCATGCTCACCGCGTACGACTTTGTCTTCGGTGGCATCGTTGATGAAGCAGGCATCGATGTCACGCTTGTGGGTGATTCCCTCGGCAACGTGATGCTCGGTTATCCAAATACGCTTCCTGTCACAGTTGAAGAAATGATTCATCATACCAAGGCGGTTGTCAGAGCAACAAAAAGGGCTCTCGTGGTAATTGACATGCCTTTTATGTCCTACCAGGAGAGCGTTGAGCAGGCGCGCCGGAACGCTGGCAGAATGATCAAGGAGAGCGGCGCAGAAGCGGTGAAGGTGGAAGGCGGAGCCAAAATGAAGGACGTGATCAGGGCCATGGTCGATATCGAAATCCCCGTGATGGCCCACATAGGACTCACACCTCAGTCCGTGCATCGGATGGGTGGCTATAAAGTGCAGGGTAAAGGCGCTGCCGAAGAAATGCTCTTTGAAGATGCAAGAGCCGTTGAAGAGGCGGGTGCGTTCTCAGTGGTCCTCGAAGGCGTGCCACGAAATGCCGCCAAAAAGATCACCGAGATGTTGACCATTCCCACGATAGGCATTGGCGCAGGGCCTGACTGCGACGGCCAGGTGCTGGTGCTTCATGATCTCCTTGGTTTGCTCGGCAAGTTCAGGCCTAAATTTGTAAAAAGCTATGTGAACATCCGCGCTGAAGCAGAAAAAGGCATCAAGGAATACATTGAAGAGGTGAAGAGCGGGGCGTTCCCCGATGACAGCCATTCGTTCCACTAA
- a CDS encoding TAXI family TRAP transporter solute-binding subunit gives MNGRCFVVVLALVLSSVCAAPAPAQQQQLVGFASPAAGGLSYVTVAGMVNTVNKYMPGNVRFMHEATTGTLDMVRRLQLAYGQKKELLAAFGTPDGWNAYKGEAEYKGRPFPQLRAVIFNHVVDLYLAVPANSPIKSYADIKGKKIGMGGPGSSPANLGHLILEYYGVTKKDFKPFYYVYKETVEGIQDGSLDGGFLAGGYPMPSYLELSTRFNARIIPVDDRIAKKIIADHPGHYQNVVKAKSYKGIEQDTPILGWTSAVWTHANASNDLIFAFLKTLFDHKDEYYQIHQDARGLTVENAKKTILVPFHPGAEKYLKEAGAIK, from the coding sequence ATGAACGGTAGATGTTTTGTTGTAGTGCTTGCATTAGTTCTTTCATCGGTGTGCGCTGCGCCTGCGCCGGCTCAGCAGCAACAGCTTGTCGGCTTTGCCAGCCCGGCTGCCGGCGGGCTTTCCTACGTGACGGTCGCGGGCATGGTCAACACCGTCAACAAGTACATGCCCGGAAACGTGAGATTCATGCACGAAGCAACCACCGGCACCCTCGACATGGTCAGGCGGCTTCAACTGGCCTACGGCCAGAAAAAAGAGTTGCTGGCCGCCTTCGGTACCCCTGACGGATGGAATGCCTACAAAGGAGAAGCAGAGTACAAAGGAAGGCCGTTCCCCCAACTCCGTGCTGTAATCTTCAACCACGTGGTTGATCTCTATCTCGCCGTGCCTGCTAACTCCCCCATCAAATCGTATGCGGACATCAAGGGCAAAAAGATCGGCATGGGCGGTCCGGGCAGTTCGCCGGCCAACCTCGGGCATCTCATTCTCGAATACTATGGCGTGACAAAGAAAGACTTCAAGCCCTTCTACTACGTGTACAAGGAGACGGTGGAAGGCATACAGGATGGCTCTCTCGACGGCGGCTTCCTCGCGGGAGGCTACCCGATGCCATCCTACCTTGAGCTCTCCACGAGGTTCAATGCGCGCATCATTCCCGTTGACGACAGGATCGCCAAGAAGATTATCGCGGACCATCCGGGCCACTATCAAAATGTGGTGAAAGCAAAATCCTATAAAGGCATCGAGCAGGATACACCTATTCTGGGATGGACGAGCGCAGTCTGGACGCACGCCAACGCCAGCAACGATCTGATTTTTGCTTTCCTGAAGACCCTTTTCGATCACAAGGATGAATACTACCAGATCCACCAGGATGCCCGCGGCCTCACAGTGGAGAATGCAAAGAAGACCATTCTGGTACCATTTCATCCGGGCGCTGAGAAATACCTGAAGGAAGCGGGCGCCATCAAGTAG
- a CDS encoding UbiD family decarboxylase, translating to MMRDLRSFLRTLKEVLPRDFVTISKQVNPARFDVTALLKHLELENKYPVLFFENLLDLNGEKCRFPLLSNLFASRQRCALSLDLDPSQWKLALSLEYAARENRRLPAAVIAGNQAPVKEVIRTGEDVDLRKLPIVRHHEMDGGPYIDMTVILRDPDEGFYNASFHRNQYKEPRKLGIHLSPRHNWTILRKNEERNLPTPCAIIISHHPAFYLGSLNVAPYGVDDYELIGGIMGDPLRLTSSETWGDEFMVPADAEMIIEGEIPPKVREVEGPFGEFPGTYGPQRWRPVVNVKAITHRSDAIFQHIFTGHRDTWIVGGIPKEGSCFNAVKGVVPTVKAVHFAISGACRFNCYISVDKKVEGETKQAALMAMAHCDFVKNVIVVDADVDPFKEEEVMWAVATRVQPDTDIDIIRNIKGNTLDPSLVHDIRGSKMIIDATKPVDRPFSKRLNVPDEAMARMQPADFIEAETLAKIPVG from the coding sequence ATGATGCGAGACCTGCGAAGTTTTCTCCGCACGCTCAAGGAGGTCCTCCCCCGGGACTTCGTCACTATCAGTAAGCAGGTGAATCCCGCCCGATTTGACGTGACCGCTCTTCTCAAACACCTGGAACTGGAAAACAAATATCCCGTGCTTTTTTTCGAGAACCTTCTTGATCTTAATGGAGAGAAATGCCGCTTCCCGCTGCTTTCGAATCTCTTTGCGTCGCGGCAGCGCTGCGCTCTTTCCCTGGATCTCGATCCATCCCAGTGGAAGCTGGCGCTGAGCCTCGAATATGCCGCCAGGGAAAACAGGAGGCTTCCGGCTGCAGTCATTGCCGGGAATCAAGCGCCCGTCAAGGAAGTGATCAGAACAGGAGAGGACGTTGATCTACGCAAGCTGCCCATCGTCCGTCACCACGAGATGGACGGAGGGCCCTACATAGACATGACCGTGATACTGCGCGACCCGGATGAAGGTTTCTACAACGCTTCCTTTCATCGCAACCAGTACAAAGAGCCGAGGAAGCTGGGCATCCATCTTTCGCCACGACACAACTGGACCATACTGCGGAAGAACGAAGAGAGAAACCTTCCCACGCCCTGCGCGATCATTATCTCCCATCACCCTGCCTTCTATCTTGGCTCGCTCAACGTGGCACCCTATGGCGTCGATGACTATGAGCTCATAGGCGGCATCATGGGAGATCCCCTGAGACTTACCAGCTCGGAAACGTGGGGGGACGAATTCATGGTACCTGCAGACGCAGAAATGATTATCGAAGGGGAGATTCCGCCGAAGGTCAGGGAAGTGGAAGGACCGTTCGGCGAATTCCCCGGCACGTATGGACCGCAACGCTGGCGGCCTGTAGTCAATGTAAAGGCGATCACGCACCGGAGTGACGCGATCTTCCAGCATATCTTCACGGGTCATCGAGATACGTGGATCGTGGGCGGTATCCCCAAGGAGGGGAGCTGCTTCAATGCGGTAAAGGGCGTGGTCCCCACGGTCAAGGCGGTGCACTTCGCCATCTCCGGCGCGTGCAGGTTCAACTGCTACATATCGGTTGACAAGAAGGTGGAGGGTGAGACCAAGCAGGCTGCACTCATGGCCATGGCCCACTGCGATTTCGTCAAGAACGTGATCGTGGTCGATGCGGATGTAGACCCGTTCAAGGAAGAAGAGGTGATGTGGGCGGTGGCAACGCGCGTGCAGCCTGATACTGACATCGACATCATACGAAACATAAAGGGCAACACCCTCGACCCTTCCCTCGTTCATGATATCCGTGGGAGCAAAATGATCATCGACGCCACAAAGCCCGTGGACCGTCCATTCTCCAAACGCCTCAATGTGCCTGACGAGGCTATGGCGCGCATGCAGCCGGCTGATTTTATTGAGGCGGAAACGTTGGCTAAGATTCCCGTCGGATAG
- a CDS encoding glycosyltransferase family 4 protein: MNVLFLIQGFEVAASRYRVLQYLPYLESRGVKPTVSVYPRGIGQLFRFFRELPSYDILFLQRKRFQPGLLGLLRRKARRIVFDFDDAIMYHNSKAASPHSRTRQRRFAEMIKASDYVIAGNSFLQEKAAQYTDHVVVIPSPIDNARYVLKDYSVKKEGVSIGWIGDHGSLHYLERMRPVFEELGKKYPQAQLEIICDIFFDCERMKVVKKRWGQETEIEDLKNLDIGVMPLLDDPWSWGKCGLKILQYYGVGVPAVCTPVGVNRDVVQDSINGFWAMTHEEWVAKLSRLVEDAHLRKTMGMRGHELVIKSFSLEACAPALERVLREA; this comes from the coding sequence ATGAACGTACTCTTCCTCATCCAGGGCTTTGAAGTGGCTGCGAGCCGTTACCGCGTGCTGCAATACCTGCCGTACCTTGAATCGAGAGGTGTTAAACCTACCGTCAGCGTTTATCCCCGCGGGATTGGTCAACTCTTTCGCTTCTTCCGGGAGCTTCCGAGTTACGATATACTCTTCCTCCAGAGAAAACGCTTTCAGCCGGGCCTCCTCGGGTTACTGCGCCGCAAAGCGCGTCGCATCGTTTTCGATTTCGACGATGCCATCATGTACCACAATTCCAAGGCAGCCTCACCCCACTCGCGCACAAGGCAAAGGCGCTTTGCGGAGATGATCAAAGCCTCTGATTATGTGATCGCCGGCAACTCTTTCCTGCAGGAGAAAGCAGCCCAATACACGGATCACGTGGTGGTTATCCCTTCGCCCATAGACAATGCGCGCTATGTCCTCAAAGATTACTCAGTGAAGAAGGAGGGAGTGAGCATAGGATGGATCGGCGACCATGGAAGCCTCCACTACCTGGAGAGGATGCGTCCTGTGTTTGAGGAGCTGGGAAAAAAGTATCCGCAGGCACAGCTTGAAATCATCTGCGATATTTTCTTTGATTGCGAGCGCATGAAGGTAGTCAAGAAGAGATGGGGCCAGGAAACTGAAATCGAGGACCTCAAGAATCTCGATATCGGTGTCATGCCTTTACTGGACGATCCCTGGTCATGGGGAAAATGCGGCCTGAAGATCCTGCAATACTACGGGGTAGGCGTGCCCGCGGTCTGCACGCCGGTTGGTGTGAACAGGGATGTAGTCCAGGACAGCATCAACGGGTTCTGGGCAATGACGCACGAGGAGTGGGTCGCCAAGCTTTCCCGGCTGGTCGAGGATGCTCACTTGCGAAAAACCATGGGCATGCGTGGACACGAACTGGTGATAAAATCCTTTTCACTGGAAGCGTGCGCACCGGCACTTGAGCGCGTGCTGAGAGAGGCTTAA